CTCAGGACCAACACTGTAGTAGCCACTACTGTAGGGATAGTAAGTTGAAAGGATAGTGTTTATGTTGTAATACACCTGGAAAGCACTTTTCTTTTTAGTGGAGTAGATATTAATGTTTATATCGGTGTAGTTATTTGTGAGGGTCATGGGTGTTTCTCTAGCGGTGCGGTAGTAATAGACTGGGAACTGCCTGTATTTAAGGTTAGGATATTTTTCTTTCATTTTTTTCATACCCTCATAACAGGCCAGATGGTCAATGTTACCATCACCGGTTACAGTGTAGAACACAGTGTAACCTTCACTAAGGTAAAGGTTTTCCATGGTTGTAAATACGATATCTGAATTTAAGGTTCCGTCATCATATCCATGCATTTCATAATCATCACAGCCATAAATATCCATCACTCTTTTAAATGAATCCTGACGGATAAGTTTCTTCCTATATTCTGATGAGGCATTTGCAGGAATTTTTATATTATAATAATTGTTAACTGTGAGTAATTCAGATGTTACTGCATCACCAGATGTCATAAGTTCAAAGTGGACTGTTGACCCGTTTTCCATGATTCTTTGAATGGTTCCACCGGCACCAATAGTCTCATCATCAGGATGGGGTATAATAAATGCCACCTTTTCACTTTGAGATACATTTCCAGTGACATTTTTTTCTGTGGATGATTTATTGATGGTTGTATTGTTATCTTCAGAAGAATTTGCTGAAAATATGGGATAAAAGGCGATTAATATGATTAATGGAATTGTTATAAGTAATATAATCTTTTTATTCATATTATTAAACCTTGAATTTATTTAGATAGGGTGATGATTCAGTAATACTTTTAAGATCGTGTTAATTTGGGCTATCAACTTAATTTAGGGGGTCTACAGAGCTTAATTTACAATGGGCATATCTTTCTGC
The Methanobacterium petrolearium genome window above contains:
- a CDS encoding PIG-L deacetylase family protein, coding for MNKKIILLITIPLIILIAFYPIFSANSSEDNNTTINKSSTEKNVTGNVSQSEKVAFIIPHPDDETIGAGGTIQRIMENGSTVHFELMTSGDAVTSELLTVNNYYNIKIPANASSEYRKKLIRQDSFKRVMDIYGCDDYEMHGYDDGTLNSDIVFTTMENLYLSEGYTVFYTVTGDGNIDHLACYEGMKKMKEKYPNLKYRQFPVYYYRTARETPMTLTNNYTDININIYSTKKKSAFQVYYNINTILSTYYPYSSGYYSVGPERIYFMTDSQPSS